The following is a genomic window from Caldicellulosiruptor danielii.
AGGCAGTTTATGAATGATGAAAGCAAAATCCAAAAAAGAGTTTTGGAGGTAGCAGAGTTTCTAGGTATTGATAATTTACTCGAAAGTGATATACTAACTTTAAGCGGTGGGGAGAAAAAAGAGTAGCACTTGCTTCAATACTTGCAAATAACCCAGAGGTTTTGATACTTGATGAGCCGACAAACGACCTTGATCCCAAAAGCATAAGATTTTTTGCAAAGATTTTAAAACAGCTCAAAGATGTTGGAAAAACTCTAATTGTTTCTACACACCACTTTGACTTGCTTTTTCGTTTGGCTGACTACACAATTTTGCTTTCACCAGACCACAGAATACTAAAGGTTGGTAATACAAAAGAGATTTTAGAAGATAAAAATCTTTTGATTGAGGCCGAGGTCATAGATGAAGAATTTGAAATTTAAAATGATAAGCCTACTAAACAAAAATTTTTAAGGGGAAGTGAGAAAAACCTATGAGAATTAGTAGACTTGATGACGTGGAAAAGTTCAAAATCGAAGATGAAAGATTATTTTTTTCTGCCCAACATGAAGAGATTAAAATGGGTTTGACTACAGATATATACTTCATAAAAACACTTGAGGTTTTGAGATACCTTAAAAGAGAGGATGCCTATGTTAAAGCTGAAATTTTTGCAAGAAGAGAAGGGATATTTTGTGGTCTTCCAGAAGTTTTAAATCTTTTGAAAGATGTTGATTGTAAGGTATATACTCTTGACGAAGGAGAAAGCTTTTCTGCAAAAGAGGTTGTAATGAGAATTGAAGGAAGATATGTAGATTTTGGAATTTATGAAACACCTATTCTTGGTATACTGGCAAGTTCATCTGCATGGGCAACAGCTGCACGTGAGTGCAAGCAGGCAGCAGGTGACAAGCCAATCTTGTGCTTTGGTGCACGCCACATCCATCCTTCAGTTGCGCCTGTAATGGAAAGGGCAGCAAAAGTGGGTGGCGCTGATGGAGTAAGCTGCATATTGGCAGCCAAAATATTAGGAATTTCTCCATCGGGAACAATTCCACATGCCGCAATACTGATTGCTGGGTCAACAGAAGATGTTGCAGTAGCCTATGATAAGGTGATTCCAGAAGACTCACCTCGCATCATACTTGTTGACACGTTCAAGGACGAAGCACAAGAGGCACTGGATGTTGCAAGGATATTGAAAGAAAGGTTGCATGGCATAAGACTTGATACCCCGGGTGAAAGAGGCGGCGTTACGCCCGAGCTTGTATATGAGGTAAGAAAGAGGCTTGATTTGGAAGGTTTTTCACATGTGAAGATATTTGTCTCAGGCGGACTTTACCCTGAGAAGATAAAAGCTTTATCTGAAGCAGGAGCTGATGCTTTTGGCGTTGGAAGCTATATCTCTTCAGCGCCTCCAATTGACATGACAATGGATATAAAAGAGGTTGACGGCAAACCTGTTGCAAAAAGAGGAAGAATTCCTGGGGTTACAGAAAATAAGAGGCTAAAGAGGGTGAAGTGATTTTAAAAGATCCAGATAACTCATAAATAGTTCATAATTGGTTCAAGAAGATTGATATATTGATGTTTAAAACGTATTTTTACCCTCTTTTTTCTTATGCTTCGTGTTGGCTAGAAAATAAAAGTTTTTACTTTTCATCAACTAAAGTGTTATAATTATAGTTGATAAATTTTAGCAAAGAATATTTTAATTTAAGCCAAAAGCTTATAATGCCTTTAGATGGGAGGTATTAACAATTCTTAAGTGGGAGTCTATACTTGGTGAACTTGATAAATATTACTACAAACTTGCTCTTATTATAAGTGAAAATCCAAGCCAAACAAGTAAAATTTTGAAAGAATTATCAACAACATTTGGTATAAGATATATAAATCTTAATCTTGAGTTAGCAAATTATTTGGTTGAAATTCCGTTTTCTGAAAGGTGGTTACATGTCAGCAAAGCAATTGACGAAATTATATTAAAAAATGAAGACCAGAGCCTTGTTATTGATAATACAGACATACTGTTTGAAGAGCATTTAAAAATTGACCCAGTTGGAGTTTTAAAGAATGCAAGCAAGTATAAAAAATTAATTGCTTCTCTCAGAGCACGAATTGAAAATAATTATATCATCTACGCAAACCCGCAAGCTAAGGAATACAAAAAGTATAAGATTGATAATCTTGAGTGTTATGTAATAAATCTACAGGAGTGATGATTTTTGAGGTATAAAGATGTAATAAATTTCGAGCCCATTGAAACCTTGATTCAACTTGTAGATGCTAATGAAAAGGAAAAAGCGAAAAATCTAATTAAAACTTTTGTCATGTCTGATTCAATGGCTGAGGTTTTGTGCGATATTGTCATTCCTCAGCTTCAATTTGAGGAATTTAGTGATAATAAAGGAATATTTGTTGTTGGAAACTACGGAACAGGTAAGTCACACTTGATGGCAGTTATATCGGCTATTGCCGAAGATAAAGAATTATTAGATTACGTAAATAATGAAAAATTTAAGAAAGCAGCAGAAAAAATAGCTGGAAAATTTGAAGTAGTAAGAATAGAAATTGGCTCTGTTACAACAAGTTTAAGAGATATTATACTAAAAAGAGACATTGAAAGTGATTTGAAAAGAAGAGGGATTGATTATACATTTCCATCAATGAATGAAATTTCTAATAACAAGGATTCAATTATTGAAATGATGGCAAAGTTCGAAGAAAAGTATCCTGAAAAAGGATACTTAATTGTTATTGATGA
Proteins encoded in this region:
- the brxF gene encoding BREX-3 system P-loop-containing protein BrxF, whose product is MLGELDKYYYKLALIISENPSQTSKILKELSTTFGIRYINLNLELANYLVEIPFSERWLHVSKAIDEIILKNEDQSLVIDNTDILFEEHLKIDPVGVLKNASKYKKLIASLRARIENNYIIYANPQAKEYKKYKIDNLECYVINLQE
- a CDS encoding nicotinate phosphoribosyltransferase, with the translated sequence MRISRLDDVEKFKIEDERLFFSAQHEEIKMGLTTDIYFIKTLEVLRYLKREDAYVKAEIFARREGIFCGLPEVLNLLKDVDCKVYTLDEGESFSAKEVVMRIEGRYVDFGIYETPILGILASSSAWATAARECKQAAGDKPILCFGARHIHPSVAPVMERAAKVGGADGVSCILAAKILGISPSGTIPHAAILIAGSTEDVAVAYDKVIPEDSPRIILVDTFKDEAQEALDVARILKERLHGIRLDTPGERGGVTPELVYEVRKRLDLEGFSHVKIFVSGGLYPEKIKALSEAGADAFGVGSYISSAPPIDMTMDIKEVDGKPVAKRGRIPGVTENKRLKRVK